In Mercurialis annua linkage group LG6, ddMerAnnu1.2, whole genome shotgun sequence, the following are encoded in one genomic region:
- the LOC126686517 gene encoding DExH-box ATP-dependent RNA helicase DExH11, with protein MDRIQATNELGFRVGFSGHSGHLRVEPIYTVENESKNPVKSLPDFILPPAFPRETPESIKGYIEEEYLLPRLDSDEFSVEKAGRQWDFDWFQKVKVLPDPSLPRSVIVPTWELPFRRDKSASEQGIWEPKSVQVDVSELSVGAQEYSPAPRVTGPSKDFVKGSINNRPFRPGGLEDSKSSERNLPAGATNGEWVRELINGGPAQKMPPSLKKGLDLGDLKAHPSSWNVYKDQSPSDTTSKKKLNELSVQFDDLFKKAWEEDIASEYEGDGLLSKDESPNTDSDPLSEAHLSKDQPLKSQSEESKIDVQRIMSNTELSVLDEILSVESGGVTSKSDGTGGDGDHEGKDKKAWAIRGNSEWIVEHFSQLVPDMALNFPFELDAFQKEAIYYLEKGDSVFVAAHTSAGKTVVAEYAFALASKHCTRAVYTAPIKTISNQKYRDLSAKFDVGLLTGDVSLRPEASCLIMTTEILRSMLYRGADIIRDIEWVIFDEVHYVNDAERGVVWEEVIIMLPRHVNIVLLSATVPNTVEFADWIGRTKQKKIQVTGTTKRPVPLEHCLFYSGELYKICENETLILQGLKAAKDAHKKKTTSALGSGSLAIRDGAQGQKREFLNRNKQNKHSGSQNPGSSSGTVYGNQNNGSGQNNWGSRRSEASLWLQLINNLSNKSLLPVVIFCFSKNRCDKSADNMPGTDLTSNSEKSEIRVFCDKAFSRLKGSDRNLPQIVRVQSLLRRGIGVHHAGLLPIIKEVVEMLFCRGVIKVLFSTETFAMGVNAPARTVVFDTLRKFDGKEFRQLLPGEYTQMAGRAGRRGLDKIGTVVVMCRDDIPDERDLKLVIVGSATRLESQFRLTYIMILHLLRVEELKVEDMLKRSFAEFHAQKKLPETQLLLKKLKQQPAKAIECIKGEPAIEEYYDTFLEAEKYSNQISEAVMPSSAAQQFLTLGRVVVVKSQSAQDHLLGVVLKGPSASMKQYIVLVLKPNFPTSVQISNAQEKKSGDNSQTYLLLPKSKRGGEEYFYAPASRKGSGAVNINLPYQGTAAGINYEVRGMDNTEFLFICTAKLKIDQVGLLEDVSNIAFSKTVQQLSELKSDGNKYPPALDPLKDLKMRDVNLVEAYKKWTSLLQKMAMNKCHGCLKLEEHLKLAKEIKMHKDEISDLAFQMSDEALQQMPQFQGRIDVLKEIGCIDADLVVQIKGRVACEMNSGEELICTECLFENQLDDLEPEEAVAVMSAFVFQQRNASEPSLTPNLSRAKKRLYDTAIKLGELQAKNNLQINPEEYAKENLKFGLVEVVYEWAKGTPFADICELTDVPEGLIVRTIVRLDETCREFRNAASIMGNSALHKKMEAASNAIKRDIVFAASLYITGV; from the exons GTCAGAATTAAGTGTTGGAGCTCAAGAATATAGTCCTGCACCACGCGTTACTGGACCTTCTAAGGATTTTGTCAAAGGAAGCATCAATAACCGTCCTTTTCGTCCAGGAGGTTTAGAAGATTCTAAATCTTCAGAGAGAAATCTTCCTGCTGGAGCCACAAATGGTGAATGGGTGCGTGAATTGATCAACGGGGGTCCAGCTCAGAAAATGCCTCCAAGCCTCAAGAAAGGTTTAGACCTTGGTGATCTTAAG GCGCATCCATCCTCATGGAATGTTTATAAGGACCAGAGTCCATCCGATACCACATCAAAGAAAAAGTTG AATGAGTTGTCTGTACAGTTTGATGATTTGTTCAAGAAGGCCTGGGAGGAGGATATTGCTTCAGAATACGAGGGAGATG GTCTTTTGTCAAAGGACGAGTCTCCAAATACAGATTCCGATCCACTTTCAGAAGCTCATTTGTCAAAAGATCAGcctctaaaatctcaatctgaAGAGAGCAAGATTGATGTGCAAAGAATTATGTCCAACACTGAATTGTCTGTGTTGGATGAGATTTTGTCTGTGGAATCAGGTGGAGTGACATCAAAATCTGATGGAACTGGTGGCGATGGTGACCACGAGGGGAAGGATAAAAAA GCCTGGGCTATTAGGGGCAATAGTGAATGGATTGTAGAACACTTCTCTCAACTTGTTCCTGACATGGCACTTAATTTCCCTTTTGAGTTGGATGCTTTTCAAAAAGAG GCTATTTATTATTTGGAAAAAGGAGATTCTGTTTTCGTTGCAGCTCATACTTCAGCTGGGAAGACAGTTGTGGCAGAGTATGCTTTTGCTTTGGCATCAAAA CACTGCACCAGAGCTGTCTATACTGCTCCCATTAAAACTATTAGCAACCAAAAGTATCGGGATTTGAGTGCGAAATTTGATGTTGGCCTTCTCACTGGGGATGTGAGCTTGAGACCTGAGGCTTCTTGTCTTATCATGACCACTGAAATATTGAGGTCAATGCTTTACCGAGGTGCTGATATTATAAGAGACATTGAATGG GTCATCTTTGATGAAGTTCATTATGTCAATGATGCTGAAAGAGGAGTTGTTTGGGAAGAAGTTATAATCATGCTTCCAAGGCATGTAAATATTGTTCTTCTTTCAGCCACG GTACCCAACACAGTTGAATTTGCAGATTGGATTGGTcgaacaaaacaaaagaaaattcaaGTTACGGG AACAACAAAAAGACCGGTCCCATTGGAGCATTGCCTTTTCTATTCTGGAGAACTTTACAAAATTTGTGAAAATGAAACTCTTATACTACAGGGACTGAAAGCTGCCAAAGATGCACACAAGAAAAAGACTACAAGTGCACTTGGCAGTGGGTCTTTAGCAATAAGGGATGGAGCTCAAGGTCAAAAACGTGAATTTCTTAATCGTAACAAACAGAATAAGCATTCTGGTTCTCAGAACCCTGGGAGTTCCTCTGGGACTGTTTATGGGAATCAAAACAATGGAAGTGGCCAAAATAACTGGGGATCAAGGAGGTCAGAGGCTTCCTTATGGTTGCAGCttattaacaatctctcaaatAAATCTCTTTTGCCC GTTGTCATATTTTGTTTCTCAAAGAATCGGTGTGACAAATCAGCTGATAATATGCCAGGGACTGATCTCACTAGCAATTCTGAGAAAAGTGAGATCCGTGTATTTTGTGATAAAGCCTTTTCTCGACTGAAGGGATCTGATCGGAATTTGCCTCAG ATTGTCAGAGTCCAAAGTCTTCTTAGAAGAGGGATTGGTGTACATCATGCAGGATTACTTCCAATTATTAAGGAAGTTGTTGAAATGCTTTTCTGCCGTGGTGTCATTAAA GTATTGTTTTCAACAGAGACATTTGCTATGGGGGTTAACGCCCCAGCTAGAACG GTTGTATTTGATACATTGAGGAAATTTGATGGAAAGGAATTTCGACAGTTGCTTCCTGGAGAATATACTCAAATGGCAGGTCGTGCTGGTAGAAGAGGTCTTGATAAAATTGGTACAGTGGTTGTGATGTGCCGTGATGATATCCCTGATGAAAGGGATCTGAAACTTGTTATTGTTGGAAGTGCTACCAGGCTTGAATCTCAGTTTCGATTGACTTATATTATGATCTTACATCTCCTCCGTGTGGAAGAACTAAAG GTGGAGGACATGCTCAAAAGAAGTTTTGCTGAGTTCCATGCTCAAAAGAAACTTCCTGAAACACAACTACTTCTAAAAAAGCTTAAGCAGCAGCCTGCCAAAGCAATTGA ATGTATAAAAGGCGAACCAGCAATTGAAGAATATTATGATACATTCTTGGAAGCTGAAAAATACAGTAATCAGATATCAGAGGCGGTTATGCCATCCTCTGCAGCCCAACAATTTCTTACACTTGGAAGAGTGGTGGTTGTAAAGTCACAGTCA GCACAGGATCACTTACTTGGAGTAGTTCTAAAAGGACCATCTGCAAGTATGAAGCAGTACATTGTTTTGGTTCTGAAACCTAATTTTCCAACATCAGTGCAGATATCCAATGCGCAAGAGAAAAAGAGTGGCGATAACTCACAAACTTATTTGCTTTTGCCAAAATCAAAACGTGGTGGAGAAGAATACTTTTATGCTCCAGCTTCTCGCAAAGGATCAGGTGCTGTCAACATAAATTTACCATATCAAGGCACTGCAGCTGGCATCAATTATGAAGTTAGAGGAATGGATAATACAGAATTCTTATTCATATGCACTGCAAAATTAAAAATCGACCAGGTTGGGCTTCTTGAGGATGTTAGTAATATAGCTTTCTCTAAGACAGTTCAACAGTTGTCAGAACTCAAATCTGATGGAAATAAGTATCCTCCTGCCTTAGACCCATTGAAAG ATCTGAAGATGAGAGATGTGAATCTTGTAGAAGCTTACAAGAAATGGACtagcttgttgcaaaagatgGCGATGAACAAGTGTCATGGTTGTTTAAAACTGGAGGAGCACCTGAAATTGgcaaaagaaataaagatgCATAAAGATGAAATTAGTGACTTAGCATTTCAAATGTCGGATGAAGCACTCCAACAGATGCCACAGTTTCAGGGCAGG ATAGATGTTCTGAAGGAAATTGGTTGTATAGATGCTGACCTCGTCGTTCAAATTAAAGGACGTGTTGCTTGTGAGATGAACTCAGGGGAGGAGTTGATATGCACAGAATGTTTATTTGAGAATCAACTTGATGACCTAGAACCAGAAGAAGCTGTGGCAGTGATGTCTGCCTTTGTCTTTCAACAGAGGAATGCTTCTGAGCCTTCTCTGACTCCCAATCTGTCCAGAGCTAAGAAAAG ATTGTACGACACTGCTATAAAACTCGGAGAGCTTCAAGCCAAAAACAACTTACAGATAAACCCCGAGGAGTACGCAAAGGAGAATTTGAAGTTCGGTCTGGTGGAAGTTGTTTATGAATGGGCAAAG GGAACTCCGTTTGCTGATATCTGTGAGCTTACTGATGTTCCTGAAGGCTTGATTGTGCGGACGATTGTCAGATTAGACGAGACATGTCGAGAATTTAGAAATGCTGCTTCGATAATGGGTAATTCTGCTCTCCATAAGAAAATGGAAGCTGCTTCCAATGCAATAAAACGCGACATTGTTTTTGCAGCCAGCTTGTATATTACAGGAGTATGA
- the LOC126654027 gene encoding uncharacterized protein LOC126654027 isoform X2, which produces MEFRRANRSDVHVSVEEEAQMEEETRDYFDGLAPKRHTKPQRSEYSAQYADSDSNSETPIPELVEFQRLEAQPQTGTGFIKMEDANEKGFSLASDSVTSCHASSKGNPATNDWIPAASSDTVTFPSDKPKRSDN; this is translated from the exons ATGGAGTTTAGAAGGGCAAATCGGAGCGATGTTCATGTGAGTGTAGAGGAAGAAGCTCAAATGGAAGAAGAAACCAGAGATTATTTTGACGGGTTAGCTCCGAAACGACACACCAAGCCTCAACGCAGTGAATATTCAGCTCAGTATGCTGATTCCGATTCAAATTCTGAAACTCCGATCCCTGAACTTGTAGAGTTTCAACGCCTTGAAGCTCAACCTCAG ACAGGAACAGGGTTCATAAAAATGGAGGATGCAAATGAAAAAGGGTTCAGTCTAGCATCAGATTCAGTAACCTCTTGTCACGCCTCAAGCAAAGGCAATCCGGCAACTAACGACTGGATTCCAGCTGCTTCTTCTGATact GTCACATTTCCTTCAGACAAGCCCAAAAGGAGTGACAATTAA
- the LOC126654027 gene encoding uncharacterized protein LOC126654027 isoform X1: protein MEFRRANRSDVHVSVEEEAQMEEETRDYFDGLAPKRHTKPQRSEYSAQYADSDSNSETPIPELVEFQRLEAQPQKLSCNGKGEVGEEFVETEYYKDLNCIDKHHHTTGTGFIKMEDANEKGFSLASDSVTSCHASSKGNPATNDWIPAASSDTVTFPSDKPKRSDN from the exons ATGGAGTTTAGAAGGGCAAATCGGAGCGATGTTCATGTGAGTGTAGAGGAAGAAGCTCAAATGGAAGAAGAAACCAGAGATTATTTTGACGGGTTAGCTCCGAAACGACACACCAAGCCTCAACGCAGTGAATATTCAGCTCAGTATGCTGATTCCGATTCAAATTCTGAAACTCCGATCCCTGAACTTGTAGAGTTTCAACGCCTTGAAGCTCAACCTCAG AAACTAAGTTGCAATGGAAAAGGTGAAGTTGGGGAGGAATTTGTGGAGACAGAATACTACAAGGATCTCAATTGCATTGATAAGCACCACCATACG ACAGGAACAGGGTTCATAAAAATGGAGGATGCAAATGAAAAAGGGTTCAGTCTAGCATCAGATTCAGTAACCTCTTGTCACGCCTCAAGCAAAGGCAATCCGGCAACTAACGACTGGATTCCAGCTGCTTCTTCTGATact GTCACATTTCCTTCAGACAAGCCCAAAAGGAGTGACAATTAA
- the LOC126686704 gene encoding protein GRAVITROPIC IN THE LIGHT 1 produces the protein MFPSMFLCSNTSRKKKKQQEKLESYRSEFHDSVDSNFGLFSSFPLSKDPAVLNPSRFSLRAHHIHRNGEVKPKKKGEMANKVSNFSDLIQRVAASCLLHPLAAGRQDSGNVAGSDESEVYEYESDEHEEFEEEDEFEIENKKVKKRGNNLNEMVTIERLMEMEMLMSEVFGSVSVMKRAYVSLQEAHCPWDAERMRVADAAVVSELRKLGFLRERFRRCVSFCVNNVNGRGRKKFGGGDNSGLLREVVAPYEAAVEELKKEVKNRESEVENLREKIKNLSTNMSSGKKGRSFSKRKVNCSLAAQVALAPAPDLFEATMSQVKETSKSFTSILLSLMRSAHWDIAAAVRSIEAAAATTDYVTTTNTTAIASTVVTHHAKYALESYISRKIFQGFDHETFYMDGSLSSLLNPDQFRRDCFSQYRDMKAMDPVELLGILPTCHFGKFCFKKYVTIVHPKMEESLFGNLEQRQQVLAGSHPRSQFYGEFLGLAKAIWLLHLLAFSLDPAPSQFEASRGAEFHPQYMESVVKFSGGRVPGGQIVGFPVSPGFKLGNGSVIRARVYLVPRT, from the exons ATGTTTCCGAGCATGTTTCTCTGTTCCAACACTTCAAG GAAGAAAAAGAAGCAGCAGGAGAAGCTGGAAAGTTACCGCAGCGAGTTTCACGACTCAGTAGACAGTAACTTCGGCTTGTTCAGCTCATTTCCGTTAAGCAAAGATCCAGCGGTTCTCAATCCATCAAGATTTTCTCTCCGAGCTCATCACATTCACAG GAACGGCGAAGTGAAACCGAAGAAGAAAGGAGAAATGGCGAACAAAGTATCGAATTTCTCCGACCTAATCCAACGCGTAGCAGCTTCTTGCTTACTCCATCCACTCGCCGCCGGCAGACAAGATTCCGGAAATGTAGCCGGAAGCGACGAAAGCGAGGTCTACGAGTACGAATCCGACGAGCACGAGGAGTtcgaagaagaagatgaattcGAAATAGagaataaaaaagtgaaaaaaagaggaaataaTTTGAATGAAATGGTAACAATAGAGAGACTAATGGAGATGGAGATGCTTATGAGTGAGGTGTTCGGTTCAGTTTCCGTTATGAAAAGAGCGTACGTTAGTTTACAGGAGGCGCATTGTCCGTGGGATGCGGAGAGAATGCGAGTTGCTGATGCTGCAGTTGTTAGTGAGTTGAGGAAGTTAGGGTTTCTGAGAGAGAGGTTTAGGAGATGTGTGAGCTTTTGTGTGAATAATGTTAATGGCCGCGGAAGGAAGAAATTCGGGGGTGGGGATAATTCGGGGTTGTTGAGGGAAGTTGTTGCGCCATATGAGGCTGCGGTTGAGGAGTTGAAGAAGGAAGTGAAGAATAGAGAGAGTGAAGTAGAGAATTTGAGAGAGAAGATTAAGAATCTTAGTACTAATATGAGTAGTGGTAAAAAAGGAAGGTCTTTCTCTAAAAGGAAAGTTAATTGCAGTCTTGCTGCTCAAG TTGCATTAGCTCCAGCGCCGGATCTTTTTGAAGCGACAATGAGCCAAGTGAAAGAGACATCAAAGTCATTTACTTCGATTCTCTTGTCTCTGATGCGCTCTGCTCACTGGGATATTGCTGCTGCTGTTCGTTCTATTGAAGCAGCTGCGGCTACTACAGATTATGTTACCACTACTAACACTACTGCTATTGCTTCGACTGTTGTGACTCATCATGCTAAGTATGCTTTAGAGTCTTACATTTCTCGAAAGATCTTTCAGGGTTTTGATCACGAGACATTCTATATGGATGGTAGCCTTTCGTCGCTTTTGAACCCTGATCAGTTTCGTCGTGACTGTTTTAGTCAGTATAGAGATATGAAGGCAATGGACCCTGTTGAGCTTCTTGGAATCTTGCCAACTTGTCATTTTGGGAAATTCTGCTTCAAGAAATATGTCACCATTGTGCATCCGAAAATGGAGGAATCATTGTTTGGAAATTTGGAGCAGCGGCAACAAGTGTTGGCTGGCAGTCATCCAAGGAGTCAGTTTTACGGTGAGTTTTTAGGGCTGGCTAAAGCGATTTGGTTGCTTCATCTGCTGGCATTCTCACTCGACCCTGCACCGAGTCAATTTGAGGCGAGCAGGGGAGCTGAGTTTCATCCACAATATATGGAAAGTGTGGTGAAGTTTTCGGGCGGGAGAGTACCGGGTGGTCAGATAGTTGGATTTCCGGTTAGTCCTGGGTTCAAGCTTGGAAATGGATCGGTTATCAGGGCTAGGGTTTATCTAGTGCCTAGAACTTGA